TCATCGGGGTCGCGCTCGGGCTGTGCGCCCACGCGCTGGTGCCCGGCGCGCATGTGACCGTGGCGGTCGTCTGCGGGGTGCTCGGGGTGCTGCTGGCGGTGACCCGGCAGGGCTGGCTGAGCCTGTTCACGGCGGCCGTGCTGGCCGCGGACCCGAATCTGCTGCCGCTGCTGTGCGTGGCCACCCTGCCCGCGTGGCTGCTGGTGACCGGGCGGCCCCGTATGCAGCTCGACGCGGGGGGCACGGCGCTGCGGTGAGGGGGAGGGGGCGTGCCGGGTGGCGGGTGGCGGGTGGCGGGACGCTCGCGTCGGGCGACGCAGGGCGCGCGGGACGCGTGGGACGGACGCGGCGGCGCGGGCGGGCGCGGCGCGGTGACGGGTGTCGGGCGGGCGCTCGGGCGGCGTGACCGGCGGACCCGCCGGACCCCCCGACCGGACGCCGCCGAACGGACGCCCGGCGAGCCGGTGGGCCGTTTTGTCCGTATCGTCGCGCCTGACGTCCCCTGCTACGGCGGCCCGTGTCCGCCGGGGCGGCGTCCGCCACCGCGGCTCCACCCACCGCACCGCCGACCCCGCCGAGGTAGTCACCATGTCCACGTCCGTGAACGTCGCCGTCATCTACTACTCCGCCACCGGCACCCTCGCCACGATGGCCCGCGCCCTCGCCGACGACGCCGAGACGGCGGGAGCGACCGTACGGCTCCGCCGGGTCGCCGAGCTGGCTCCCCGCACGGCGATCGAGCAGAACCCGGCCTGGGTCGCCAACATCGAGGCGACCGCGGGCATCGCCGAGGCGACACCCGACGACGTGCGCTGGGCGGACGCCGTGATCTTCGGCTCGCCCACCCGGTTCGGCAATGTCGCGGCGCAGCTCAAGCAGTTCCTGGACACGCTCGGCGGCCTCTGGCAGGAAGGCGCGCTCGCCGACAAGGTCTACAGCGGCTTCACCGCGTCGGCGACCCCGCACGGCGGCCAGGAGACGACGCTGGTGGCGCTGTACAACTCGGTCCACCACTTCGGCGGCATCATCGTGGCGCCCGGCTACACGGACGCGTCGAAGTTCGTCGACGGCAATCCGTACGGCACCTCGCACATCGCCGGCCAG
Above is a window of Streptomyces sp. NBC_01498 DNA encoding:
- the wrbA gene encoding NAD(P)H:quinone oxidoreductase translates to MSTSVNVAVIYYSATGTLATMARALADDAETAGATVRLRRVAELAPRTAIEQNPAWVANIEATAGIAEATPDDVRWADAVIFGSPTRFGNVAAQLKQFLDTLGGLWQEGALADKVYSGFTASATPHGGQETTLVALYNSVHHFGGIIVAPGYTDASKFVDGNPYGTSHIAGQGDLPVNEQTLTAARVQAERVVKFTRAIKTGLAG